In the Pongo abelii isolate AG06213 chromosome 2, NHGRI_mPonAbe1-v2.0_pri, whole genome shotgun sequence genome, AGCAGCAGCCTTGAATGATGATGAGACCCTtaacatttcaggaaaaaaaaaaaaaaaaaaacctcctgccCTCCCAAATTTGGACATGTATATATAGCTCCAACTTTGGAGAAAAGGGGAAGGAGTTCTGGGAGGATTTCCAATGATAACAACTATTAGCAATGGTATGAGAAACAGGCTGGGGCAAGAAAAAGATTTAGCTTCTAATGTTGACTCTTGAGTCTCGGGAGCATCAACAGAATGAGATAAAAACCTGAAGTTTCATACAAAAGAACAGTTTTTCACAGAAGTGGAAAACAGTCTAGAGATAAAGAAGCCACCTGTGGAAGATTATCTGACCATTTCTCTCCTCTTGTTTCAGATGACAGTCATGTCCCTTTCCAGGGACCTCAAGGACGACTTTCACAGTGACACGGTGCTCTCCATCTTAAATGAGCAGCGCATTCGGGGCATTTTATGCGATGTCACTATCATTGTGGAAGATACCAAATTTAAAGCCCACAGCAATGTTCTGGCAGCTTCAagcctgtattttaaaaatatcttttggaGCCATGCAATCTGTATTTCCAGCCACGTCCTGGAGCTGGACGATCTCAAAGCTGAAGTGTTTACCGAAATACTTAATTATATCTACAGTTCCACAGTCGTTGTCAAGAGACAGGAAACAGTCACTGATCTTGCAGCTGCAGGAAAAAAGCTGGGAATATCGTTCTTGGAAGACCTTACTGATCGCAACTTCTCAAATTCCCCGGGTCCCTATGTATTCTGTATTACTGAAAAGGGAgtggttaaagaagaaaaaaatgaaaaaaggcatGAAGAACCAGCCATCACTAATGGGCCAAGGATCACAAATGCATTTTCCATCATCGAAACAGAAAATAGTAATAACATGTTTTCCCCGCTGGACTTGAGGGCAAGTTTCAAAAAGGTCTCCGACTCCATGAGAACAGCTAGCCTTTGCCTGGAGAGGACGGACGTCTGCCACGAGGCAGAGCCTGTCCGCACACTCGCCGAGCACTCATACGCTGTTTCTTCTGTAGCTGAGGCTTACAGAAGTCAGCCTGTACGTGAACATGATGGCAGTTCACCTGGTAACACAGGGAAAGAAAATTGTGAAGCCCTTGCAGCGAAACCGAAAACATGCCGGAAGCCAAAGACATTCTCCATACCACAGGATTCTGATTCAGCCACAGAAAATATACCACCCCCTCCAGTATCCAACTTAGAGGTTAATCAAGAAAGAAGTCCACAGCCAGCTGCTGTTCTCGCTCATTCAAAATCTCCAAACAATGAAGGAGATGTCCATTTTTCCAGGGAAGATGAAAATCAATCTTCTGATGTTCCCGGGCCACCGGCAGCAGAGGTTCCACCTCTGGTGTACAATTGTAGCTGCTGTTCCAAAGCCTTTGACAGCAGCACTCTGCTCAGTGCCCACATGCAGCTTCACAAGCCAACCCAGGAGCCTTTAGTGTGCAAGTATTGCAACAAACAATTCACCACCCTGAACAGGTTGGATCGGCACGAACAGATCTGCATGAGGTCAAGCCACATGCCCATTCCTGGAGGAAACCAACGCTTTTTAGAAAACTATCCTACCATTGGACAAAATGGAGGTTCATTCACAGGTCCAGAACCTTTATTATCTGAAAATAGGATTGGTGAATTTTCCAGTACCGGAAGTACTTTGCCAGACACGGACCACATGGTTAAATTTGTTAATGGGCAAATGCTCTACAGTTGCGTTGTGTGCAAACGTAGTTATGTGACCTTATCTAGCCTCCGAAGACATGCAAATGTTCACTCCTGGAGAAGAACATATCCTTGCCATTACTGCAACAAAGTATTTGCATTGGCTGAGTACAGGACAAGGCATGAAATTTGGCATACGGGAGAAAGACGATATCAGTGCATTTTCTGTCTTGAAACTTTCATGACCTACTATATACTCAAAAATCATCAGAAGTCTTTCCATGCCATCGATCATAGACTTTCCATCAGTAAAAAAACAGCAAATGGAGGCTTGAAGCCTAGTGTCTATCCATATAAACTTTATAGGCTACTGCCTATGAAATGCAAGAGAGCCCCTTATAAGAGCTACCGAAATTCTTCCTATGAAAATGCACGAGAAAACAGTCAAATGAATGAGTCTGCGCCTGGTACCTATGTTGTTCAGAATCCACACAGCTCTGAATTACCAACGCTGAATTTTCAAGATACTGTGAACACCCTGACCAACAGTCCAGCCATCCCATTGGAAACATCTGCATGTCAGGACATACCCACTTCTGCCAATGTACAAAATGCAGAGGGTACCAAATGGGGAGAGGAGGCATTGAAAATTGATCTTGACAATAACTTTTATTCAACTGAGGTGTCAGTTTCTTCCACTGAAAATGCTGTCAGTTCTGACCTCCGGGCAGGGGATGTACCTGTTTTATCTTTGAGTAATAGCAGTGAGAATGCCGCCTCGGTGATCAGCTACAGTGGCTCTGCACCCTCGGTCATTGTACACAGCAGCCAGTTTTCATCGGTGATCATGCACAGCAATGCCATTGCTGCCATGACCAGCAGCAACCACAGAGCCTTTTCAGACCCAGCTGTCAGTCAGTCCCTGAAAGATGACAGTAAGCCCGAGCCAGATAAAGTGGGTAGGTTTGCAAGCAGACCCAAAAGcattaaggagaaaaagaaaactacatcacATACCAGGGGAGAATTACCGGAGGAGTCAAACTATGTTGCTG is a window encoding:
- the ZBTB38 gene encoding zinc finger and BTB domain-containing protein 38; translation: MTVMSLSRDLKDDFHSDTVLSILNEQRIRGILCDVTIIVEDTKFKAHSNVLAASSLYFKNIFWSHAICISSHVLELDDLKAEVFTEILNYIYSSTVVVKRQETVTDLAAAGKKLGISFLEDLTDRNFSNSPGPYVFCITEKGVVKEEKNEKRHEEPAITNGPRITNAFSIIETENSNNMFSPLDLRASFKKVSDSMRTASLCLERTDVCHEAEPVRTLAEHSYAVSSVAEAYRSQPVREHDGSSPGNTGKENCEALAAKPKTCRKPKTFSIPQDSDSATENIPPPPVSNLEVNQERSPQPAAVLAHSKSPNNEGDVHFSREDENQSSDVPGPPAAEVPPLVYNCSCCSKAFDSSTLLSAHMQLHKPTQEPLVCKYCNKQFTTLNRLDRHEQICMRSSHMPIPGGNQRFLENYPTIGQNGGSFTGPEPLLSENRIGEFSSTGSTLPDTDHMVKFVNGQMLYSCVVCKRSYVTLSSLRRHANVHSWRRTYPCHYCNKVFALAEYRTRHEIWHTGERRYQCIFCLETFMTYYILKNHQKSFHAIDHRLSISKKTANGGLKPSVYPYKLYRLLPMKCKRAPYKSYRNSSYENARENSQMNESAPGTYVVQNPHSSELPTLNFQDTVNTLTNSPAIPLETSACQDIPTSANVQNAEGTKWGEEALKIDLDNNFYSTEVSVSSTENAVSSDLRAGDVPVLSLSNSSENAASVISYSGSAPSVIVHSSQFSSVIMHSNAIAAMTSSNHRAFSDPAVSQSLKDDSKPEPDKVGRFASRPKSIKEKKKTTSHTRGELPEESNYVADPGGSLSKTTNIAEETSKIETYIAKPALPGTSTNSNVAPLCQITVKIGNEAIVKRHILGSKLFYKRGRRPKYQMEEEPLPQGNDPEPSGDSPLGLCQSECMEMSEVFDDASDQDSTDKPWRPYYNYKPKKKSRQLRKMRKVNWRKEHGNRSPSHKCKYPAELDCAVGKPLQDKPFEEEETKEMPKLQCELCDGDKAVGAGNQGRPHRHLTSRPYACELCAKQFQSPSTLKMHMRCHTGEKPYQCKTCGRCFSVQGNLQKHERIHLGLKEFVCQYCNKAFTLNETLKIHERIHTGEKRYHCQFCFQRFLYLSTKRNHEQRHIREHNGKGYACFQCPKICKTAAALGMHQKKHLFKSPSQQEKIGDMCHENSNPLENQHFIDSEDNDQKDNIQTGVENVVL